In a single window of the Pseudomonas sp. B21-015 genome:
- a CDS encoding bifunctional diguanylate cyclase/phosphodiesterase: protein MLIGSYSLTLVFISLCVAILASYTALDLTGRIATATGRAVHLWTAGGAFAMGIGVWSMHFIGMLAFTLPIDLGYDATLTALSLLIAVLSSGFALWLVSQPRLPAWQLAFGALVMGAGISAMHYTGMAAMLMQPGIDYDPALFSASLLIAVGASGAALWIAFRLRRHAPYVRLIRGGAAIIMGIAIVGMHYTGMAAARFADGSFCGAAIRGLNGKGLDSLVLITTLAVLSIALLTSILDARLEARTADLARSLTEANRELTQLALHDTLTGLPNRMLLADRIDQAMSKVQDQGGCFALMFIDLDGFKPVNDAFGHHMGDQLLREVALRLREDLRSQDTLARIGGDEFVLLVRLNEPNDALNLAARQVGLIARSFRVTEHDLQISASVGIALYPGNGQSAQELLMNADAAMYHAKGGGKNGYSFFDASMNSNARKQLQLLQDLRAALEHGQFCLHYQPKFDAANGRPVGAEALLRWMHPTEGMLLPDTFIDLAEKTGLIIAIGEWVLNEACRQMREWYVLGYTDWRIAVNLSSLQFCHAGLVQSVAKALATHHLPANSLTLEITETTAMNDADASMTVLQELSEMGVDLSIDDFGTGYSSLMYLKRLPANELKIDRGFVRDLEHDSDDAAIVSAIVALGQALGLRIVAEGVETDVQQDFLTQLGCDSLQGYLLGHPLPADRFMIDIHRGEQLTTS from the coding sequence ATGCTCATCGGTAGCTATTCCCTTACATTAGTTTTCATATCGCTCTGCGTGGCGATACTGGCCTCTTATACTGCGCTCGACCTCACCGGCCGCATCGCCACGGCCACGGGCCGAGCCGTGCATCTATGGACGGCGGGCGGCGCTTTTGCGATGGGCATCGGCGTGTGGTCGATGCATTTCATCGGCATGCTCGCCTTCACATTGCCAATCGATCTGGGTTACGACGCCACCCTGACGGCGCTGTCGCTGTTGATCGCAGTCCTGTCCAGCGGCTTTGCCCTGTGGCTGGTCAGTCAGCCACGACTGCCAGCCTGGCAACTGGCGTTCGGCGCACTGGTCATGGGCGCTGGCATCAGTGCCATGCATTACACCGGCATGGCCGCCATGCTCATGCAGCCGGGCATCGATTACGACCCCGCCCTGTTTAGTGCATCGCTGCTGATTGCCGTCGGCGCGTCGGGCGCGGCGTTATGGATCGCGTTCCGCCTGCGTCGGCACGCACCGTATGTTCGCTTGATCCGTGGCGGTGCCGCGATCATCATGGGCATCGCCATCGTCGGCATGCACTACACCGGCATGGCCGCGGCGCGCTTTGCCGACGGCAGTTTCTGTGGCGCGGCCATCCGTGGCTTGAACGGCAAGGGTCTGGACAGCCTGGTGCTGATCACCACTCTGGCGGTATTGAGCATCGCCTTGCTGACCTCGATCCTCGATGCGCGCCTGGAGGCTCGCACCGCTGACCTCGCTCGCTCGCTGACAGAGGCCAACCGCGAACTCACTCAACTGGCCCTGCACGACACCCTGACCGGTTTGCCCAACCGCATGCTGCTCGCCGACCGTATCGATCAGGCCATGTCGAAAGTGCAGGATCAGGGTGGCTGTTTTGCGCTGATGTTCATTGATCTGGATGGCTTCAAACCGGTCAACGATGCGTTCGGCCATCACATGGGCGACCAGCTGTTGCGCGAAGTTGCACTGCGCCTGCGTGAAGACTTGCGTAGCCAGGACACCCTGGCGCGGATCGGCGGCGACGAATTCGTGCTGCTGGTGCGCCTGAATGAGCCGAACGATGCGCTGAACCTCGCCGCACGCCAGGTCGGGTTGATCGCGCGGTCGTTCCGGGTGACCGAACATGACTTGCAGATTTCGGCCAGCGTCGGCATCGCCCTGTATCCGGGCAACGGCCAGAGCGCTCAGGAACTGTTGATGAACGCCGACGCGGCGATGTATCACGCCAAGGGCGGCGGTAAAAACGGCTACAGCTTCTTCGACGCCTCGATGAACAGCAACGCCCGCAAGCAATTGCAGCTGCTGCAGGATCTGCGCGCGGCGCTGGAGCACGGGCAGTTCTGCCTGCATTATCAGCCCAAGTTCGATGCCGCCAACGGTCGCCCTGTCGGTGCCGAGGCGTTGCTGCGCTGGATGCACCCGACCGAGGGCATGCTGCTGCCGGACACGTTCATCGACCTGGCGGAAAAGACCGGGCTGATCATTGCGATTGGCGAGTGGGTGCTCAATGAAGCCTGCCGTCAGATGCGCGAGTGGTACGTGCTCGGCTACACCGACTGGCGCATCGCGGTGAACCTGTCGTCCTTGCAGTTCTGCCACGCAGGGCTGGTCCAGAGCGTTGCCAAAGCCTTGGCGACTCATCATTTGCCAGCCAACAGCCTGACCCTGGAAATCACCGAAACCACCGCCATGAACGATGCCGATGCGAGCATGACGGTGCTGCAGGAACTCTCGGAAATGGGCGTCGACCTGTCCATCGATGACTTCGGTACCGGCTATTCGAGTTTGATGTACCTCAAGCGTTTGCCGGCCAATGAGCTGAAGATCGACCGGGGATTCGTCCGCGATCTGGAGCACGACAGCGACGACGCGGCTATCGTCTCGGCCATCGTCGCCCTTGGTCAGGCGCTGGGCTTGCGAATCGTGGCCGAAGGGGTGGAAACCGATGTCCAGCAAGACTTCCTGACTCAGCTGGGCTGCGACTCGTTGCAGGGGTACCTGCTCGGGCACCCGCTGCCGGCCGATCGCTTCATGATCGACATTCACCGCGGGGAGCAATTGACTACCAGCTGA
- a CDS encoding efflux transporter outer membrane subunit, with protein sequence MTDRSLLNLAAPLITARGSRLLSLSLCVAMLSACAIGPDYQRPQAAAPAQYKEAAGWRQANPSDSLARGAWWELYGDQQLNGLIEKLNSANQTVAQSEAQYRQAQALVRSARGAFFPTVDLTVSKNRSSQGTGSSSSSLSSSSSGIRDTYSAQAGVSWEADIWGKLRRGLEADTANAEASFADLAAMRLSQQSELVQNYLQLRVIDEQKRLLESTVEAYQRSLKMTENQYRAGVSGKDAVAQATTQLKTTQAERVDLIWQRAQFENAIAVLIGLPPAEFSLAETRDIPALPQVPLSLPSQLLERRPDIAAAERSVMAANANIGVAKAAYYPDLTLSMNGGYSSSTYANWISLPNRFWSVGPQLAMTLFDGGQRSAEVDRSEAAYDETVAKYRQTVLDGFREVENYLVQLKVLEDEAVVRQEALDAARESLRLTRNQYKAGLIAYLDVVVVQATALSNERNVLSLLQSRLIASVQLIAALGGGWDGQLQVSDKQ encoded by the coding sequence ATGACTGACCGTTCGCTTCTCAACCTGGCTGCACCGCTGATCACGGCCCGAGGCTCGCGTTTGCTGAGCCTGTCGCTGTGCGTGGCGATGCTCAGCGCCTGCGCCATCGGCCCGGATTACCAGCGCCCGCAAGCCGCCGCACCTGCGCAGTACAAAGAGGCGGCCGGCTGGCGTCAGGCCAACCCCAGCGATTCGTTGGCGCGCGGTGCCTGGTGGGAGCTGTATGGCGATCAGCAGCTCAACGGTCTGATTGAAAAACTCAACAGCGCCAACCAGACCGTCGCCCAGTCCGAAGCCCAGTACCGCCAGGCCCAGGCCCTGGTGCGCAGCGCCCGGGGGGCATTTTTCCCGACGGTGGACCTGACCGTCAGCAAGAACCGCTCCAGCCAGGGCACCGGCAGCAGCAGTTCCAGCCTGAGCAGTTCCTCCAGCGGCATCCGTGACACTTACTCGGCACAGGCCGGGGTCAGTTGGGAAGCTGATATCTGGGGCAAATTGCGCCGAGGCCTGGAAGCCGACACGGCCAACGCCGAGGCGAGCTTTGCCGACCTGGCAGCGATGCGCCTGAGCCAGCAATCGGAGCTGGTGCAGAACTACCTGCAACTTCGGGTGATCGACGAACAGAAACGCCTGCTGGAATCGACAGTCGAGGCCTATCAGCGTTCGCTGAAAATGACCGAGAACCAGTACCGCGCCGGTGTCTCCGGCAAGGATGCGGTGGCTCAGGCCACCACTCAGCTCAAAACCACTCAGGCGGAGAGGGTCGACCTGATCTGGCAGCGCGCGCAGTTCGAGAACGCCATTGCCGTGCTGATCGGCCTGCCGCCCGCTGAATTCAGCCTGGCCGAAACCCGGGACATCCCGGCATTGCCGCAGGTGCCGCTGAGCCTGCCTTCGCAGTTGCTGGAACGCCGCCCGGACATTGCCGCCGCCGAACGCTCGGTGATGGCCGCCAACGCCAACATCGGCGTGGCGAAGGCTGCCTATTACCCGGACCTGACCCTGAGCATGAACGGCGGTTATAGCAGCAGCACCTACGCCAACTGGATCAGCCTGCCGAACCGCTTCTGGTCGGTCGGCCCGCAACTGGCCATGACCCTGTTCGACGGCGGCCAGCGCTCGGCGGAAGTCGACCGCAGCGAAGCGGCCTACGACGAGACTGTCGCCAAATACCGCCAGACCGTGCTCGATGGCTTTCGCGAGGTAGAAAATTACCTGGTGCAGCTCAAGGTGCTGGAAGACGAAGCCGTCGTGCGCCAGGAAGCACTGGATGCGGCGCGCGAGTCCCTTCGCTTGACCCGGAATCAGTACAAGGCCGGGTTGATCGCTTATCTGGACGTGGTGGTGGTTCAGGCCACGGCGTTGAGTAACGAGCGTAATGTACTGAGCTTGTTGCAGAGCCGCTTGATCGCCAGCGTGCAGTTGATTGCCGCGCTGGGAGGCGGGTGGGACGGGCAGCTTCAAGTGAGCGACAAGCAATAA
- a CDS encoding efflux RND transporter permease subunit produces the protein MNLSGPFIKRPVATMLLSLAIMLLGGVSFGLLPVAPLPQMDFPVIVVQASLPGASPEVMASTVATPLERSFGAIAGVNTMSSRSSQGSTRVILQFDLDRDINGAAREVQAAINASRNLLPSGMRSMPTYKKVNPSQAPIMVLSLTSDVLEKGQLYDLASTILSQSLSQVQGVGEVQIGGSSLPAVRIELEPQALNQYGVALDDVRTTIANANVRRPKGSVEDGQRLWQVQANDQLEKAKDYESLIIHYADGAALRLKDVAKVSDGVEDRYNSGFFNDDAAVLLVINRQAGANIIETVNEIKAQLPALQAVLPASVKLNLAMDRSPVIKATLHEAEMTLLIAVALVILVVFLFLGNFRASLIPTLAVPVSLVGTFAVMYLYGFSLNNLSLMALILATGLVVDDAIVVLENISRHIDKGVPPMKAAYLGAQEVGFTLLSMNVSLVAVFLSILFMGGIIESLFREFSITLAAAIVVSLLVSLTLTPMLCARWLKPHTPGQENRLQRWSQRTNEWMVGKYATSLDWVLRHRRLTLLSLFVTIGVNIALYVVVPKTFLPQQDTGQLIGFVRGDDGLSFSVMQPKMEIFRRAVLKDEAVQSVAGFIGGNNGTNNAFMLVRLKPIKERNLSAQKVIERLRKEMPKVPGAQLMLMADQDLQFGGGREQTTSQYSYILQSGDLGALREWYPKVVVALKALPELTAIDAREGRGAQQVTLIVDRDQAKRLGVDMDMVTAVLNNAYSQRQISTIYDSLNQYQVVMEVNPKYAQDPITLNQVKVITADGARIPLSTIAHYENSLEDDRVSHEGQFASESIAFDMAEGVTVEQGSAAIERAIAKVGLPEDVIAKMAGTADAFAAAQKSQPWMILGALVAVYLVLGVLYESYIHPLTILSTLPSAGVGALLSIYVLGGEFSLISLLGLFLLIGVVKKNAILMIDLALQLERHQGLEPLESIRSACLQRLRPILMTTLAAILGALPLLLSRAEGAEMRQPLGLTIIGGLVFSQVLTLYTTPVVYLYLDKLRHRFNHWRGVRTDAALETPL, from the coding sequence ATGAACCTGTCTGGACCTTTCATCAAGCGCCCGGTCGCGACGATGTTGCTGAGCCTGGCGATCATGTTGCTGGGCGGCGTGAGCTTCGGTCTGTTGCCGGTGGCGCCGTTGCCGCAGATGGATTTCCCGGTGATCGTGGTTCAGGCCAGTTTGCCCGGCGCGAGCCCGGAGGTCATGGCCTCGACCGTGGCCACGCCGCTGGAGCGTTCCTTCGGCGCCATCGCCGGGGTCAACACCATGAGCAGCCGTTCCAGCCAGGGCTCGACCCGGGTGATTTTGCAGTTCGACCTGGACCGCGACATCAACGGCGCGGCGCGGGAAGTGCAGGCGGCAATCAACGCCTCGCGCAACTTGCTGCCCAGCGGCATGCGCAGCATGCCGACCTACAAGAAGGTCAACCCGTCCCAGGCACCGATCATGGTGCTGTCGCTGACCTCGGATGTACTGGAAAAAGGCCAGCTCTACGATTTGGCCTCGACCATTCTGTCCCAAAGCCTGTCCCAGGTGCAGGGCGTGGGTGAAGTGCAGATCGGTGGCAGCTCGTTGCCGGCGGTGCGCATCGAACTCGAACCTCAGGCGCTCAACCAGTACGGCGTGGCGCTGGACGATGTGCGCACCACCATCGCCAACGCCAACGTGCGCCGGCCCAAGGGGTCGGTCGAAGACGGCCAGCGGCTGTGGCAGGTCCAGGCCAACGATCAGCTGGAAAAGGCCAAGGATTACGAGTCGCTGATCATTCACTACGCGGACGGCGCGGCCCTGCGCCTGAAGGATGTGGCCAAGGTCAGCGACGGCGTCGAGGACCGCTATAACAGCGGGTTCTTCAACGATGACGCGGCGGTGTTGTTGGTGATCAACCGCCAGGCCGGCGCCAACATCATCGAGACGGTCAACGAAATCAAGGCGCAGTTGCCGGCGTTGCAGGCCGTGCTGCCGGCCAGCGTCAAGCTGAACCTGGCGATGGACCGTTCGCCGGTGATCAAGGCCACCCTGCATGAAGCGGAAATGACCCTGCTGATCGCCGTGGCGCTGGTGATTCTGGTGGTGTTCCTGTTCCTTGGTAACTTCCGTGCCTCGCTGATTCCGACCCTGGCGGTGCCGGTGTCGCTGGTGGGCACGTTTGCGGTGATGTACCTCTACGGGTTCTCCCTGAACAACCTGTCGCTGATGGCGCTGATCCTGGCCACCGGGCTGGTGGTGGATGACGCCATCGTGGTGCTGGAGAACATTTCCCGGCACATCGACAAGGGCGTGCCGCCGATGAAGGCCGCGTACCTCGGGGCCCAGGAAGTCGGCTTCACCCTGCTGTCGATGAACGTCTCGCTGGTGGCGGTGTTCCTGTCGATCCTGTTCATGGGCGGGATCATCGAAAGCCTGTTCCGCGAGTTTTCCATCACCCTGGCGGCGGCCATCGTGGTGTCGTTGCTGGTGTCGCTGACGCTGACACCGATGCTCTGCGCCCGCTGGCTCAAGCCGCACACGCCGGGTCAGGAAAACCGCCTGCAACGCTGGAGCCAGCGGACCAACGAGTGGATGGTCGGCAAATACGCCACCAGCCTTGATTGGGTGCTGCGTCACCGTCGGCTGACCTTGCTCAGCCTGTTCGTGACAATTGGCGTCAATATCGCGCTGTATGTTGTTGTTCCTAAAACCTTCCTGCCCCAGCAAGACACCGGCCAGTTGATCGGTTTCGTGCGCGGCGACGATGGGCTGTCGTTCAGCGTGATGCAGCCGAAGATGGAAATCTTCCGCCGCGCCGTGCTCAAGGACGAAGCGGTGCAAAGTGTCGCCGGGTTCATCGGTGGCAACAACGGCACCAACAACGCCTTCATGCTGGTACGGCTCAAGCCGATCAAGGAACGCAACCTGTCCGCCCAGAAAGTCATCGAGCGCCTGCGCAAGGAAATGCCCAAGGTGCCCGGTGCACAGTTGATGCTGATGGCGGATCAGGACCTGCAATTTGGCGGCGGCCGTGAACAGACCACCTCGCAGTATTCCTACATTCTGCAAAGCGGCGATCTCGGTGCGTTGCGCGAGTGGTATCCGAAAGTCGTCGTCGCCCTCAAGGCGCTGCCGGAGCTGACGGCGATTGATGCGCGCGAAGGCCGTGGCGCCCAGCAAGTGACGTTGATTGTCGATCGCGATCAGGCCAAGCGTCTGGGCGTCGACATGGACATGGTCACGGCAGTGCTGAACAACGCCTACAGCCAGCGGCAGATTTCGACGATCTACGACAGCCTCAACCAGTATCAGGTGGTGATGGAGGTCAATCCGAAATACGCTCAGGACCCGATTACCCTGAATCAGGTCAAAGTCATCACGGCTGACGGCGCGCGGATTCCGTTGTCGACCATCGCCCATTACGAAAACAGCCTGGAAGACGACCGGGTCAGCCACGAAGGCCAGTTCGCTTCGGAAAGCATTGCTTTTGACATGGCCGAAGGCGTGACGGTGGAGCAGGGCAGCGCCGCCATCGAGCGGGCGATTGCCAAGGTGGGTCTGCCGGAGGATGTGATCGCGAAAATGGCCGGCACCGCTGACGCCTTTGCCGCCGCCCAGAAAAGCCAGCCATGGATGATTCTCGGCGCGCTGGTGGCGGTCTATCTGGTGTTGGGTGTGTTGTATGAAAGCTACATTCATCCGCTGACCATTCTCTCGACCTTGCCGTCGGCCGGGGTCGGCGCGCTGCTGTCGATCTATGTGCTGGGCGGTGAGTTCAGCCTGATCTCCTTGCTCGGGCTGTTTCTGCTGATCGGCGTGGTGAAGAAAAACGCCATTTTGATGATCGACCTGGCGCTGCAACTGGAGCGGCACCAAGGCCTGGAACCGTTGGAGTCGATCCGCAGCGCTTGTTTGCAACGTTTGCGGCCGATTCTGATGACCACCCTGGCAGCAATCCTCGGCGCCTTGCCGTTGTTGCTGAGCCGGGCCGAAGGGGCGGAAATGCGTCAGCCGCTGGGCCTGACCATCATCGGCGGGCTGGTCTTCAGCCAGGTGCTGACTCTTTACACCACCCCGGTGGTTTACCTCTATCTCGACAAACTGCGCCATCGCTTCAACCATTGGCGTGGGGTGCGTACCGATGCTGCTCTGGAAACTCCGCTATGA
- a CDS encoding MdtB/MuxB family multidrug efflux RND transporter permease subunit — protein MNISRLFILRPVATTLSMLAIILAGVIAYRLLPVSALPQVDYPTIRVMTLYPGASPDVMTSAVTAPLERQFGQMPGLTQMASTSSGGASVLTLRFSLDINMDVAEQQVQAAINAATNLLPKDLPAPPVYNKVNPADTPVLTLAITSKTMLLPKLNDLVDTRMAQKIAQISGVGMVSIAGGQRQAVRIKVNPEALAANGLNLSDVRTLIGASNVNQPKGNFDGPTRVSMLDANDQLTSPKDYANLILAYKNGAPLRLKDVAQIVDGAENERLAAWANENQAVLLNIQRQPGANVIEVVDRIKALLPSITDNLPAGLDVTVLTDRTQTIRASVTDVQHELLIAIALVVMVTFLFLRRASATIIPSVAVPLSLIGTFGVMYLAGFSVNNLTLMALTIATGFVVDDAIVMLENISRFIEEGDSPLQAALKGAKQIGFTLISLTLSLIAVLIPLLFMADVVGRLFREFAITLAVAILISLVVSLTLTPMMCARLLKREPKEEEQGRFYRASGAAIDWMIAAYGRKLKWVLKHQPLTLLVAIGTLALTVFLYMVVPKGFFPVQDTGVIQGISEAPQSISFAAMSERQQQLAKVILADPAVESLSSYIGVDGDNSTLNSGRLLINLKSHSQRDLSATDVIARLQPELDKLIGIRLFMQPVQDLTIEDRVSRTQYQFSMSSPDAELLSLWSGRLVEALAQRPELTDVASDLQDKGLQVYLVIDRDAASRVGVSVSNITDALYDAFGQRQISTIYTQASQYRVVLQSQSGEKIGPDALNQIHVKTTDGGQVRLSSLAHVEERQAQLAITHIGQFPAVMMSFNLAPGVALGHAVQIIDQVQKDIGMPIGVQTQFQGAAEAFQASLSSTLLLILAAVVTMYIVLGVLYESYIHPITILSTLPSAAVGALLALLLSGNDLGMIAIIGIILLIGIVKKNAIMMIDFALEAERNQGMDPQTAIYQAALLRFRPILMTTLAALFGAVPLMLATGSGAELRQPLGLVMVGGLLVSQVLTLFTTPVIYLYFDRLGRRWGRKAESVDPVEQP, from the coding sequence ATGAACATCTCGCGGCTGTTCATCCTTCGCCCGGTCGCCACGACCCTGAGCATGCTGGCCATTATTCTGGCCGGCGTGATTGCTTATCGGCTGCTGCCGGTGTCGGCATTGCCCCAGGTCGATTACCCGACCATTCGCGTCATGACGCTCTATCCCGGCGCTAGCCCGGATGTCATGACCAGCGCCGTGACCGCGCCGCTGGAACGTCAGTTCGGGCAGATGCCCGGCCTGACCCAGATGGCCTCGACCAGTTCCGGTGGCGCCTCGGTGCTGACCCTGCGTTTCAGCCTCGACATCAACATGGACGTCGCCGAGCAGCAGGTGCAGGCCGCGATCAACGCCGCGACCAATTTGCTGCCCAAGGACTTGCCGGCGCCGCCGGTGTACAACAAGGTCAACCCGGCGGACACCCCGGTGCTGACGTTGGCCATCACCTCCAAAACCATGCTGTTACCCAAACTCAATGATTTGGTCGACACCCGCATGGCGCAGAAAATCGCCCAGATCAGCGGTGTCGGCATGGTCAGCATCGCCGGCGGTCAGCGTCAGGCAGTGCGCATCAAGGTCAACCCCGAAGCGCTGGCAGCCAACGGCCTGAACCTGTCGGACGTGCGCACGTTGATCGGCGCCTCCAACGTCAACCAGCCCAAGGGCAACTTCGACGGCCCGACCCGGGTGTCGATGCTCGACGCCAACGATCAGCTGACTTCCCCCAAGGACTACGCCAACCTGATCCTCGCTTACAAAAACGGCGCGCCGTTGCGGCTCAAGGACGTGGCGCAAATCGTCGACGGCGCCGAAAACGAACGCCTCGCCGCATGGGCCAATGAAAATCAGGCGGTATTGCTGAATATCCAGCGTCAGCCTGGGGCCAACGTCATCGAGGTGGTCGACCGGATCAAGGCCTTGCTACCGAGCATCACCGACAACCTGCCGGCCGGCCTCGACGTCACGGTGCTCACTGACCGCACCCAGACCATCCGCGCCTCGGTCACCGACGTGCAACACGAATTGCTGATCGCCATCGCGTTGGTGGTGATGGTCACATTCCTGTTCCTGCGGCGGGCCAGCGCCACGATCATTCCGTCGGTGGCCGTACCGCTGTCGTTGATCGGCACCTTCGGCGTGATGTACCTCGCAGGGTTCTCGGTCAACAACCTGACCCTGATGGCGCTGACCATCGCCACCGGTTTCGTGGTGGACGATGCGATCGTCATGCTGGAGAACATTTCCCGATTCATCGAAGAGGGCGACAGCCCGCTGCAAGCCGCGCTCAAGGGCGCCAAGCAGATTGGCTTCACCCTGATTTCCCTGACCCTGTCACTGATCGCGGTGCTGATTCCGCTGCTGTTCATGGCGGACGTGGTGGGGCGCTTGTTCCGCGAGTTCGCGATCACCCTGGCGGTGGCGATCCTGATTTCCCTGGTGGTATCCCTGACCCTGACGCCGATGATGTGCGCGCGGTTGCTCAAGCGTGAGCCGAAGGAGGAAGAGCAAGGTCGTTTCTACCGAGCCAGCGGCGCGGCAATTGATTGGATGATCGCGGCTTACGGGCGCAAGTTAAAGTGGGTTCTCAAGCATCAACCGCTGACGCTGCTGGTGGCTATTGGCACCCTGGCATTGACCGTGTTCCTGTACATGGTGGTGCCCAAGGGCTTCTTCCCGGTGCAGGACACCGGGGTGATCCAGGGGATTTCCGAGGCACCGCAGTCGATTTCCTTCGCTGCGATGAGCGAGCGCCAGCAGCAACTGGCCAAGGTGATCCTCGCTGACCCTGCGGTCGAGAGCCTGTCGTCCTACATCGGGGTCGACGGCGATAACTCGACGCTCAATAGCGGTCGGCTGCTGATCAACCTCAAATCCCACAGCCAGCGCGACCTGAGTGCCACCGACGTGATCGCGCGCCTGCAACCGGAACTGGACAAGCTGATCGGCATTCGCCTGTTCATGCAGCCGGTGCAGGACCTGACCATTGAAGACCGGGTCAGTCGCACGCAGTACCAGTTCAGCATGTCGTCGCCGGATGCCGAGTTACTCAGCCTGTGGAGCGGGCGTCTGGTGGAAGCGCTGGCCCAACGGCCGGAACTGACCGATGTCGCCAGTGACTTGCAGGACAAAGGCTTGCAGGTTTATCTGGTGATCGACCGCGATGCGGCGTCGCGGGTCGGCGTATCCGTGTCGAACATCACCGACGCGCTGTACGACGCCTTCGGGCAGCGGCAGATTTCCACCATTTACACCCAGGCCAGCCAGTACCGCGTGGTGCTGCAATCGCAGTCCGGCGAGAAGATCGGCCCGGATGCGCTGAACCAGATTCACGTCAAGACCACCGATGGCGGGCAGGTGCGTCTGTCCAGCCTGGCGCATGTCGAGGAGCGTCAGGCGCAACTGGCGATCACCCACATCGGCCAGTTCCCGGCGGTGATGATGTCATTCAACCTGGCGCCCGGCGTGGCGCTGGGGCATGCGGTGCAGATCATCGATCAGGTGCAGAAAGACATCGGCATGCCGATTGGCGTGCAGACCCAGTTCCAGGGCGCGGCCGAAGCGTTCCAGGCGTCGCTGTCGAGCACCTTGCTGCTGATTCTGGCGGCGGTGGTGACCATGTACATCGTGCTCGGCGTGCTCTACGAGAGTTACATTCACCCGATCACCATTCTCTCGACCTTGCCCTCGGCGGCGGTCGGCGCCTTGCTGGCGTTGCTGTTGAGCGGCAATGACCTGGGGATGATCGCGATCATCGGCATCATCCTGCTGATCGGTATCGTGAAAAAGAACGCGATCATGATGATCGACTTCGCCCTCGAGGCTGAACGTAATCAGGGCATGGACCCGCAAACCGCGATCTATCAGGCAGCGCTGCTGCGCTTCCGGCCGATTCTGATGACCACCCTGGCTGCGTTGTTCGGCGCGGTGCCGCTGATGCTGGCCACCGGTTCCGGCGCGGAGTTGCGCCAGCCTTTGGGTCTGGTGATGGTCGGTGGCTTGCTGGTGAGTCAGGTGCTGACGCTGTTCACCACCCCCGTCATTTACTTGTACTTCGACCGCCTCGGGCGGCGCTGGGGCCGTAAGGCCGAGTCCGTGGACCCGGTAGAGCAGCCATGA